A single Pseudobdellovibrionaceae bacterium DNA region contains:
- a CDS encoding phosphotransferase: MENLSLGERLRLCFEQLGPTFVKLGQLLATRPDLIPQDVADELKKLHDQVATLPFSQIRTVLESHFGTDLNEVFLSFDEDPLAAASIAQVHRAVLKDGSKVVVKIQRPGIQDIIAEDLSVMYTLAELLDKYIPEARLYQVSSIVNEFFKALDQETNFVIEANNIRRFHKNFINEPNIKIPEVYMEQTGRKVLVLEELQGIPLSHKNALEQEGINREAILKVGLRCYLKMVFTDGLFHGDLHAGNLLVLPNNQIGLIDFGVVGRLNKKTQAAIANMLLALFSEDYERLAYEYVDLAPYSGHVDADRFARDLRDLIAPYHGLTFKNVNAGRLLLDSTGIAARHGLQLPTELVLFFKSIVAIEGMGRIVVRDFDFLSYSLEFADEIVRGRLETTRVIRELTNTAKDLSSVAGGFPRHLKQYLRKINSPSYAIKIELLALEKLRSSVVNSAHTIFLGLVIGGFLISSSIVVIVDRGPRFFEIPILALLGYSFAGILGLVAFYRYLRQ, from the coding sequence ATGGAAAACCTCTCCCTTGGGGAGAGGCTACGCCTTTGCTTTGAGCAATTGGGGCCGACCTTCGTTAAATTAGGTCAGCTATTGGCCACCCGACCCGACTTGATACCCCAAGATGTGGCCGATGAGCTTAAAAAGCTCCACGACCAGGTGGCAACACTTCCCTTTAGCCAGATTCGCACCGTTTTGGAGAGTCACTTTGGAACCGACCTCAACGAAGTGTTTTTGTCATTCGATGAAGACCCTTTGGCTGCGGCCAGTATTGCCCAGGTTCACCGGGCGGTGCTCAAGGACGGCTCCAAGGTGGTGGTCAAAATCCAGCGGCCGGGAATTCAAGACATCATCGCTGAAGATCTGAGTGTGATGTACACCCTGGCTGAGCTTCTGGATAAATATATTCCCGAAGCTCGGTTGTATCAGGTCAGTTCCATTGTGAATGAGTTTTTTAAGGCCTTGGATCAAGAGACCAACTTTGTCATTGAGGCCAACAACATCCGGCGGTTTCATAAGAACTTCATCAATGAGCCGAATATCAAGATCCCCGAAGTCTATATGGAACAAACCGGTCGCAAGGTGCTGGTCCTGGAAGAGCTTCAGGGGATTCCTCTCAGTCATAAAAATGCTCTGGAACAAGAGGGGATTAACCGCGAAGCCATTCTCAAAGTGGGTTTGCGCTGTTACCTGAAGATGGTGTTTACCGACGGTCTTTTCCACGGAGACCTTCACGCAGGCAACTTGTTGGTATTGCCGAATAATCAAATTGGCTTGATTGATTTTGGCGTGGTCGGCCGGCTCAACAAAAAAACCCAGGCGGCCATTGCCAATATGCTATTGGCCTTGTTCTCCGAGGACTACGAGCGCCTGGCCTACGAGTACGTGGATCTAGCGCCCTATTCGGGACATGTGGACGCGGACCGCTTTGCCCGAGACCTGAGGGACTTGATTGCTCCTTATCACGGACTGACTTTCAAGAACGTCAATGCAGGACGATTGCTCCTGGACTCAACCGGGATTGCCGCCCGCCACGGGCTGCAGCTGCCCACGGAACTGGTGTTATTCTTTAAATCCATCGTCGCCATTGAGGGAATGGGACGAATTGTGGTGCGGGACTTTGATTTTCTCTCTTACTCCCTGGAGTTCGCCGACGAGATCGTGCGTGGCCGACTGGAAACGACAAGGGTTATTCGCGAGCTGACCAATACAGCTAAAGACTTAAGCTCGGTGGCAGGCGGTTTTCCTCGGCACCTTAAGCAGTATTTGCGTAAGATTAACAGCCCGTCTTATGCCATAAAGATTGAGCTCTTGGCCCTGGAAAAGCTTCGTTCCTCGGTGGTCAATTCGGCTCATACAATATTTCTGGGCTTGGTTATTGGGGGATTTCTCATTTCCTCGTCTATTGTCGTCATCGTTGACCGGGGGCCCCGCTTTTTCGAAATCCCCATTCTTGCCCTTCTCGGCTACAGCTTTGCCGGAATTCTCGGACTGGTCGCCTTTTATCGGTATTTGCGGCAGTAG